The following proteins are encoded in a genomic region of Phycisphaerae bacterium:
- a CDS encoding cellulase family glycosylhydrolase, producing the protein MKKRILWKTMYINIFFVLLLCTSRSFGWIEWHYAGTSPNWNQTNNWTPTAVPTASQDPIMRGYGVNDYAVIGSGINAVGHMMWVGYSGRADLNITGGSLTLSNQFRFGQAGGIGNVNVSSGTISVGSDMVVGDGGTGVGTLNMTGGSLNHLLGWLYIGYNGAAGTINLDGGTLSTLKVVMGTGSPHLNITGGKLVITNTDAAGVANELNGYIQAGQLTFYNGDPRATHTFTVNGSGFTEVTASLPNAEYAWNPNPANLSAGVNLNSNLTWSAGIGAISHDVYFGTSFDDVNNASRQSLDFDGDGIISWSDLDRIAEQWLTSYNFIDFAQFAEQFYTEAVPEFAGNQTAMTFDPGTLSADTTYYWRIDEVTNSATYKGFVWGFTTGPIIAAPEKNSVNKYDALFVNIGSSATWSNPYNPDDIRVDAIITPPSGPDMVLPCFYTGGQSGNSQWQCRFTPRQVGTYSYRIDIYQSSVLTASSQNFSLNVSDSTGDGFVLKNTSSYYTFIHDSGKRIRGIGENIGWEQGGYMYDRLFPLLNSLGCNYVRLWVANPYNVQLEGVVYGLGRYDEQISQRLDNTVNLARQNGIYLTVSIDGAGELDPNPTDPLCGWPKNPYNTVNGGMCSTQTDFFTSTSAKAQYKKKLRYIIARWGYSTNVAALEFWNEIDGAWVHYGVNRDAVENWHNEIAAYLKNIDPFDHIVTTSCTGYQDSGFWDMPDIDFSQTHPYRTQQGSTIFDPVNFYNLITNTYENVYGKPHVLGEFGYTSGEPTIETHANMVDNLHRGLWFGMFSPTPILPLTWWWDYFERNNDESQFSVAAAFLNQMMSRNADIVSRSATIGNSNITVMAVKTMNDQFVFLRNNSSSTQSNNMTLTLTGMTSGSYTYKFYNTATGVWGSPTTKSTSGTTFTLIVPSMSGYLDEALWIAPNF; encoded by the coding sequence ATGAAAAAGAGAATATTGTGGAAGACTATGTATATAAATATCTTCTTTGTCCTGCTTTTGTGCACTTCCAGGAGTTTTGGATGGATAGAATGGCACTACGCAGGGACAAGTCCTAACTGGAACCAAACCAATAACTGGACGCCGACGGCAGTGCCTACTGCAAGTCAGGACCCGATAATGCGAGGCTACGGCGTGAATGACTACGCTGTCATTGGCAGCGGTATAAACGCTGTTGGCCATATGATGTGGGTGGGCTATAGCGGCAGGGCGGACCTTAATATTACAGGCGGAAGCCTTACGCTGAGCAATCAGTTTCGTTTTGGTCAGGCCGGTGGTATAGGCAACGTAAACGTCAGCAGCGGTACGATTTCAGTCGGAAGCGATATGGTCGTTGGTGACGGGGGAACCGGTGTTGGCACACTCAACATGACTGGCGGCAGTCTCAACCATCTGCTCGGCTGGCTTTACATCGGCTATAATGGCGCTGCGGGTACTATTAATCTCGACGGTGGAACTCTTTCCACTCTAAAGGTTGTAATGGGCACAGGCAGTCCTCATTTGAATATCACAGGCGGCAAACTTGTTATTACTAATACAGATGCCGCGGGCGTTGCAAACGAACTTAACGGTTATATCCAGGCAGGTCAGCTTACTTTTTATAACGGCGACCCTCGTGCTACTCATACTTTTACAGTTAACGGCTCAGGTTTCACCGAGGTTACAGCGAGCCTTCCAAATGCCGAATACGCCTGGAATCCAAATCCCGCCAATCTTTCAGCGGGAGTAAATCTTAATTCAAATCTTACATGGTCTGCCGGAATCGGCGCAATTAGTCATGATGTATATTTCGGAACAAGTTTTGACGATGTCAATAATGCTTCGCGGCAGAGTCTGGATTTCGATGGAGATGGTATTATCAGTTGGTCGGATTTGGATAGAATCGCAGAGCAATGGTTAACTTCATATAATTTTATTGATTTCGCCCAGTTCGCTGAGCAATTTTATACGGAAGCAGTTCCGGAATTTGCCGGTAATCAAACTGCGATGACATTTGACCCCGGTACTCTCAGTGCTGATACGACTTACTACTGGCGAATCGATGAAGTTACAAATTCTGCCACTTACAAAGGTTTTGTATGGGGTTTTACCACAGGCCCGATTATCGCAGCACCTGAAAAAAACAGCGTAAACAAATACGATGCTCTGTTTGTAAATATCGGCAGTTCGGCAACGTGGTCTAACCCATACAATCCGGACGATATACGAGTAGATGCTATTATTACGCCGCCGAGCGGACCTGATATGGTTTTGCCGTGTTTTTATACCGGCGGTCAATCAGGCAATTCGCAGTGGCAATGCCGGTTTACTCCCAGACAGGTTGGAACTTATTCCTATCGTATCGATATTTATCAGTCATCTGTATTAACAGCGTCATCGCAGAATTTTTCTCTTAATGTAAGCGATTCTACGGGCGATGGCTTTGTTCTAAAAAATACATCATCGTATTATACGTTCATTCACGATTCAGGAAAACGTATCCGCGGCATCGGCGAAAATATCGGCTGGGAACAGGGCGGCTATATGTACGACAGATTGTTCCCGCTTCTGAATTCTCTTGGCTGTAATTATGTTCGGCTCTGGGTAGCCAATCCTTACAACGTTCAGCTCGAAGGAGTTGTTTACGGTTTGGGACGATATGACGAACAAATTTCGCAGAGACTCGATAATACGGTAAATCTTGCACGTCAAAATGGAATCTATTTAACGGTTTCGATTGATGGAGCCGGAGAACTTGACCCGAATCCGACGGACCCTTTGTGCGGCTGGCCGAAAAATCCATACAACACGGTTAACGGCGGAATGTGCTCAACGCAGACGGATTTCTTTACATCCACTTCTGCCAAAGCGCAATATAAAAAGAAACTTCGCTACATCATTGCACGCTGGGGATACAGCACCAATGTCGCGGCATTAGAATTCTGGAATGAAATCGATGGAGCATGGGTTCATTATGGCGTTAACAGAGATGCAGTGGAGAACTGGCACAATGAAATTGCGGCCTATTTGAAGAATATCGACCCGTTTGACCACATTGTCACAACCAGTTGCACGGGCTATCAGGATTCCGGTTTCTGGGATATGCCTGACATAGATTTTTCACAAACTCACCCGTATCGGACGCAGCAGGGCAGTACCATATTCGATCCCGTAAATTTCTATAATCTGATTACTAATACTTATGAAAACGTATATGGCAAACCGCATGTGCTGGGCGAATTTGGTTATACGAGCGGCGAACCGACTATCGAAACGCATGCCAATATGGTGGATAATTTGCACCGCGGCCTCTGGTTCGGCATGTTTAGCCCGACGCCGATACTTCCACTGACGTGGTGGTGGGATTATTTTGAACGGAACAATGACGAATCCCAGTTCTCAGTGGCGGCAGCGTTCCTTAATCAGATGATGTCAAGAAACGCAGATATTGTCAGCAGAAGCGCAACTATTGGTAATTCCAATATTACCGTAATGGCCGTAAAAACGATGAACGATCAATTTGTTTTCCTGCGAAATAATTCGAGCAGTACACAGAGCAACAATATGACTCTAACGCTCACCGGTATGACCAGCGGCAGCTATACATACAAGTTTTACAATACAGCGACAGGCGTATGGGGCAGTCCAACGACGAAGTCAACGAGCGGCACAACATTTACCCTGATAGTTCCAAGCATGAGTGGTTATCTGGATGAGGCACTTTGGATTGCACCTAATTTCTAA
- a CDS encoding glycosyl hydrolase — protein sequence MRKKQTSLILVFTVIFLAALTSFASKQTDKFYEGFVNPPSEVGPDVYWWWNANALSETEISRELDVLKDAGIQGALIFPLQAPLAPTKIDDKYLQWLSPEWSKMLKFTTEAAKKRDMYIDLLVGTGWPFGGPSVEDGDGIKIIKLAKKELAGPGTFKGNIKDFMALPPGAYGETTHGSEPEIKFLRLLPKNPKDFQPGIELKDKIQPDGSVEFEIPAGEHILYTGTYREGFIVVNISAPGGEGPVIDHLSKPALDKYLANFEKALEPYLGKEIGENLRSLHCDSFEFTGANWTADLAQEFEKRRGYSLEPYLPFVIEWPPVSGGPGFNEIINKVQYDFWKTQKELFSERFLTTFYDWCHKQGTECRIEPYGCYATDQVEAKLVPDRPMGETWISMEYEIPKTEVLIPVGKERSPRNFGIWSCMSNKYTSSGAHLSGRPNVSCETMTSGSGAFCLRLQDIKLGLDTSFMAGINHTYYHGYNLSTPQAGYPGWFYCGSYIDEKELWWPYFKEVNTYNARVSYVLQKSVSKSQVALISWETFLWEAIHQNGYCVDYVNEKILCDAKSDRKKLIYGLQSYEILIMNRVDAIEPQTAKAIKDFAEAGGKIIFIDHAPSYAPGLTNAAERSRQTKETIDEIIERYRDRIFIIPGVGQNEWLDWVTVNIAKTGIKPAVQISKPDNLLYQIHQVKDNKDIFFFANLDVVNSKTFTATFDIADKTPWRWDPITGTRSVMPHNGSSIDIKLVPAESLLIIFEPDLSEKPAQQPVVYADDYFQIDTPWDLTLKHVSGCTSKLTLTALVDFRENPDLAKFSGTAIYRTEFEISDVKRTLLSLGTIYGISDVTLNGKSLGNRWWGEHNYDASGVLKAGKNILEVKVVTTLSNFFRIWDNPVAKVWTQEKGNSRDPVSEGMVGPVRLIRQEK from the coding sequence ATGAGAAAGAAACAAACATCCCTAATTTTAGTTTTCACAGTCATTTTTTTGGCCGCACTGACATCCTTTGCCTCCAAACAAACAGATAAATTCTACGAAGGTTTCGTCAATCCGCCTTCCGAAGTCGGACCGGACGTATATTGGTGGTGGAACGCAAATGCCTTGAGCGAAACAGAAATCAGCCGTGAGCTTGACGTACTGAAAGATGCAGGCATACAGGGCGCGCTTATATTCCCCCTTCAGGCCCCGCTCGCACCGACTAAAATTGATGACAAGTACTTGCAGTGGCTAAGTCCTGAATGGTCGAAAATGCTTAAGTTTACGACTGAAGCCGCTAAAAAACGTGATATGTATATTGATTTGCTCGTCGGCACCGGCTGGCCTTTCGGCGGACCATCTGTAGAAGACGGCGACGGCATCAAAATTATAAAACTTGCAAAAAAAGAACTTGCCGGACCGGGCACATTCAAAGGCAATATAAAAGATTTTATGGCTTTACCGCCCGGAGCGTACGGCGAAACAACGCACGGCTCCGAACCTGAAATTAAATTTTTACGGCTCCTTCCAAAAAATCCGAAGGATTTTCAGCCGGGCATAGAGCTGAAAGATAAAATCCAGCCGGATGGTTCGGTTGAATTCGAAATTCCCGCCGGAGAACATATTCTTTATACCGGTACATATCGGGAAGGTTTTATTGTCGTCAATATTTCAGCTCCCGGCGGCGAAGGTCCCGTGATTGACCACCTCAGCAAACCGGCTTTGGATAAATACCTGGCAAACTTCGAAAAAGCACTTGAGCCTTACCTCGGCAAAGAGATTGGGGAAAACCTGCGTTCACTGCACTGTGATAGTTTTGAATTTACCGGCGCAAACTGGACTGCGGACCTGGCACAGGAATTTGAAAAACGCCGCGGTTATTCACTTGAACCGTATCTGCCCTTCGTTATCGAATGGCCCCCTGTATCAGGCGGACCGGGCTTTAACGAAATAATCAACAAAGTTCAATACGATTTTTGGAAAACTCAGAAAGAGCTGTTTAGCGAACGATTCCTTACAACTTTTTATGACTGGTGCCACAAACAGGGAACAGAATGCAGAATCGAACCGTACGGCTGTTATGCAACTGACCAGGTAGAGGCAAAACTGGTTCCTGACAGACCGATGGGCGAAACATGGATTTCGATGGAATATGAAATTCCAAAAACTGAAGTCCTGATACCTGTCGGAAAGGAAAGGTCTCCACGCAATTTCGGTATATGGAGCTGTATGTCGAATAAATACACTTCTTCAGGTGCTCACCTGTCCGGCAGACCGAATGTAAGCTGCGAAACAATGACCAGCGGCAGCGGAGCATTTTGCCTTCGCCTGCAGGATATAAAACTTGGCCTTGATACAAGTTTTATGGCCGGCATCAATCACACTTATTATCATGGTTACAATTTATCAACTCCGCAGGCCGGTTATCCGGGTTGGTTCTACTGCGGCTCGTACATCGATGAAAAGGAACTTTGGTGGCCGTATTTCAAGGAAGTAAATACATACAATGCCCGTGTTTCTTATGTACTGCAAAAATCCGTTTCGAAATCGCAGGTCGCTTTGATTTCATGGGAAACATTCCTGTGGGAAGCAATTCATCAGAACGGTTACTGTGTCGATTACGTAAATGAAAAGATTCTTTGCGATGCAAAATCCGACCGCAAAAAACTTATCTACGGCCTGCAATCTTATGAAATTCTCATAATGAACCGCGTCGATGCAATCGAACCGCAAACCGCAAAAGCCATCAAGGACTTCGCTGAAGCCGGCGGCAAAATCATCTTCATCGACCATGCACCGAGTTACGCTCCGGGTCTCACAAATGCCGCTGAAAGAAGCAGGCAAACCAAAGAAACCATAGATGAAATCATCGAGCGATATAGAGACAGAATTTTTATAATTCCGGGCGTCGGGCAGAATGAATGGCTCGATTGGGTAACTGTCAATATCGCCAAAACCGGCATTAAACCGGCTGTCCAGATATCAAAACCCGACAATCTGCTCTATCAGATACACCAGGTAAAGGACAACAAAGATATATTCTTCTTTGCCAATCTTGATGTTGTTAATTCAAAGACCTTTACCGCGACTTTCGATATCGCGGATAAAACTCCGTGGCGATGGGACCCGATTACCGGCACTCGTTCGGTAATGCCGCACAACGGCTCATCAATCGATATCAAACTTGTGCCGGCTGAATCACTGCTGATTATTTTCGAGCCTGATTTGTCTGAAAAACCTGCACAACAGCCCGTTGTTTATGCTGATGATTATTTCCAGATTGATACACCATGGGATTTGACGCTTAAGCACGTCAGCGGATGCACAAGCAAACTGACGCTTACCGCATTGGTTGACTTCAGGGAAAATCCTGACCTTGCCAAATTCAGCGGTACCGCAATTTATCGTACCGAATTTGAAATTTCGGATGTTAAGCGTACATTACTTTCACTGGGTACCATTTATGGTATTTCAGATGTCACGCTCAACGGCAAAAGCCTCGGCAATCGCTGGTGGGGCGAACATAATTATGACGCCTCCGGCGTATTGAAAGCAGGAAAGAATATTCTCGAAGTTAAAGTTGTAACCACACTTTCCAATTTCTTCCGTATATGGGACAACCCTGTTGCCAAGGTATGGACACAGGAAAAAGGCAATTCGAGAGACCCCGTATCCGAAGGTATGGTTGGACCTGTTCGATTGATTAGACAGGAAAAGTAA
- a CDS encoding glycosidase, with protein sequence MKLERYQGNPILAPAPGSWWESTVTTNPAAYYDEKSGEILMLYRAAGNDVFHKIHFGLAKSTDGYNFEKVSSEPVFSPSGNGYDSGCVEDPRIVKIGRHFYITYASRFFPPGEYWLGDKARYKYPKCPEHFPKYMRENSSISSLVITEDFKSFVRAGVLTDLSIDDRDVIIFPEKVNGKYVMLHRPSQWCGNGYGTQWPAIWISMADDLFSFRRSKLLMKAEYEWELKIGGSTPPIKTKYGWFALYHAVGPDNHYRLGAFLLDLNDPSKVLYRTPDWLIEPQEDYELDGYYKGCIFPCGTVVLDDQLFVYYGGADKYVALATCCFSELLEHLLSCPAQMVV encoded by the coding sequence ATGAAGCTTGAGAGATACCAGGGTAATCCGATACTTGCACCCGCCCCAGGTAGTTGGTGGGAGAGCACAGTAACGACCAATCCCGCAGCCTATTATGACGAGAAAAGTGGCGAGATTTTGATGCTTTATCGTGCGGCCGGCAATGATGTTTTTCACAAAATACATTTCGGACTGGCGAAAAGCACAGATGGATATAATTTCGAGAAGGTTTCGTCCGAACCTGTTTTTTCACCAAGTGGCAATGGATATGACAGCGGCTGCGTAGAAGACCCGCGTATAGTAAAAATCGGCAGACATTTTTATATCACTTACGCATCCCGTTTCTTTCCGCCCGGCGAATACTGGCTTGGCGACAAGGCCAGGTATAAATACCCCAAATGTCCTGAGCATTTTCCGAAATATATGAGAGAAAACAGTTCGATAAGCAGTCTTGTTATTACAGAAGATTTCAAAAGTTTTGTAAGGGCCGGAGTGTTGACGGACCTGAGCATTGACGACCGTGACGTGATTATCTTCCCTGAGAAAGTTAACGGTAAATACGTTATGCTGCATCGACCTTCTCAATGGTGCGGTAACGGCTACGGCACACAATGGCCCGCTATCTGGATATCAATGGCAGATGATTTATTTTCTTTCAGACGAAGCAAACTCCTGATGAAAGCTGAGTATGAATGGGAACTGAAAATCGGCGGCAGCACTCCTCCCATAAAGACGAAATACGGCTGGTTCGCGTTATATCACGCCGTTGGGCCGGATAATCATTACAGGCTTGGCGCGTTTCTGCTGGATTTAAATGACCCTTCCAAAGTTCTTTATAGAACGCCGGACTGGCTTATTGAGCCGCAGGAAGATTACGAACTTGACGGTTATTATAAGGGCTGTATTTTCCCATGCGGCACAGTTGTGCTTGACGACCAGCTTTTTGTTTATTATGGAGGCGCCGACAAATACGTTGCATTGGCAACCTGTTGTTTCAGCGAACTCCTCGAACATTTGCTGTCCTGTCCGGCGCAAATGGTCGTTTGA